In Candidatus Electrothrix scaldis, the genomic window CGCTGACATCGTTGATCAGGGTATCGTCTTGACTGGTGGTGGTGCTCTCCTGAAAAATCTGGACAAGCTTCTGACCAACGAAACCGGCATGCCCATTATTGTTGCCGATGATCCGCTGTCTTCAGTTGTCCTAGGCTCAGGAAAAGCTCTTGATAATTTTGATATTTTAAAGGAAATAGCCATTGATTAATGCCGGACTCTTCTTCTGAGTTGGGTGCGGCTCTTTTAAATCAAAGTTATCGTCTTGAAAAAGTGTCAATACTTCATTTCACTTTAACTGTTATTTGCCTAAACTGTTCCTGTTAATGCGGTGGTAATTATGGGGTCTATTTTTACCGGATTAAAAGTCGAGCAGTTCGAGCGAATAACGCTCAATTTGAAATCTACAATTGATGTATTATTAGTTAGCTAGAATTGAATAAGAAGAGCCGCACCCTTCTGAGTTGCGTTTCCTGTTGTTGATTCACCTCCCATCTGATGAAAAAAAATAGCCGCAGGCAAAGCAAGAGTAGCATCAACACGTTTCGTTTTTTTCTGTTCATAGGCACAGTTATTACTTTTGCCCTCATTCTTCTCATTATCATCCTGGGGGATCAACAATTCGGCCCTGTCCATAAAGTCGTTTTTGAAGGGGCTGGCCCTCTTCAAAAAGGCATGGCCAAAATAAGTCGCTCCATCCACTCTGTGAAAAGAAAATACATTGATCTTCTCACAGTTCGCGAAGAAAAAGAACGGCTCTGGCGAGAATTGCAGGAGTGCAGGACAACAGCTTATGCCAACCGAGGCGCGGTTGCACTGAATGCCCGACTCAGAAAACTCCTTGATTTCAAGGAATCTTCCAATCAGCCCACTATCACTGCCCAGATTATCGGCAAAGATCCTTCGCTTTGGTTCCGCAGTGTTATCATCGACCGTGGCACCAGCGATGGAGTCGGCAAGGGCATGCCAGTTGTGACAGGTGAAGGAATAGTTGGTCAAGTCTATGCATCATCATCGGATTATTCCAAAGTACTCCTTGCCATAGCACCTTCCAGTGCGATTGATGTCCTTTTACAGGACTCACGGATACGGGGTATCCTGAAAGGAACCGGAACAAATTTATATCACCTTGAATATATCCTCAAAACAGCAGAGGTTTTTGTAGGAGACAGGGTTGTTACAGCCGGATACGGAGGTATGTTTCCCACCGGGCTTCCCGTTGGCATCGTGTCAAAGGTTACCAGGAACAGGCGTGGGATGTTTCTTGAAATTGAAGTCGTCCCGGCTGTTGATTTCAAAACCCTGGAAAATCTTTTGGTCATTGAACGAGAAAAAAAAGAGTTCAACTGACCTCCTCCGCTCTTATCCCATTCCCTGTTTTCTTATCCCAGCAGCATCATAATTTTGTCCTATGCTCACTCTTTCATTCATAGCCGTAGGCCTCCTACTTGTTGTCATGCAAACCACCTTGTTCATGCCCTCTCCCCTATGGCTTGCATCCCCTGATTTATACTATATTCTTGTCGGCTATCTCGCCTATAATTTCACGTTGATCCGGGGTATTGCGGTGCTCCTTCCTATAAGCATGGTACTTGACGTCTATTCCGGGACCATCATCGGCATGTACCCGGCCCTCTGCTACCTTGGCTATTTTCTTCTCAAATTTATGGTCGCCAAAATGCCAGTTCGCAAGTCACTCTATCAACTCCCCCTTGTTGCACTCAGTTACCTGATTGTCAACTGGATTCTTCTTCTGCTGCTTAATTTTTTTCAGCCACAGGTTGTCGCTGGTTGGGACTGGTTCCCTATCCTGCTCCGGGTTTTCCTGATCTATATCTTTTCTTTTCCACTCTTTCGCTTCTTTACCTTTCTTGATAAAAAACTCAGAGGAAAAATTTCTTCTAAACGCTTTTCCCGTTCTCTCCCCGGAAATCAATTTCGCTAAGATTAATAAGCGATTATGAAAAATATCAGAAAACAGAATCGAAAAAGAGAGCCTGCTCAGGACATCAGCGGCTGGCCCCGTGATACCGGAACACCACGCATCACCCATATTAACGACGGTGAGCTTGATTTTTATCGTCGCCGGGCCATGTATTCCTCTTCTGTTCTGGTCTTTTTTTTCATCATCATCATTACCCGACTCTGGTATCTGCAAATTCAACAAGGGGATGAATACAATAAACTCGCAAAAAATAACCGAGTACGCTATCTGGAAATTGCCGCGCCCCGAGGAAATATTCTGGATCGGAAAGGGCGTGAAATTGTTACCAACCGCCCCTCCTTCAACGTTGTCTGGGTCAGGGAAAGTAACCGTGTTGACGATGCCCTGCTTAAAAAAATCTCTGCAATTCTCGGGATAGAGATATCTGAGCTGCTAGCAAGAACCCGCAAGATGGTTGGCACACCGGGCCATATCCCCATTCGCCTTGCCGAAGAATTGAGTTGGGACAAGGTTGCCTATATTGAAAATAACAGAATGGAACTTCCCGGAATCCAGATAGAGGTTGCTCCGCAAAGGGTATATCATTACGGCAACCTCGCCTCACACATCATCGGTTATCTCGGTGAAATCAGCCAAAAAGATCTTTCGTCAGACGCATTTGAGGGCTATAAGTCCGGTGATATGGTCGGAAAAATGGGACTTGAAAAAATACGGGAAAAAGACCTTCGCGGAGAAAAAGGGCGTCATTACATGGAAGTGAATGCTCTCGGATTTGAGCAGCGTAATCTCAAAGGACTGGAGCCCCTCCC contains:
- the mreC gene encoding rod shape-determining protein MreC encodes the protein MKKNSRRQSKSSINTFRFFLFIGTVITFALILLIIILGDQQFGPVHKVVFEGAGPLQKGMAKISRSIHSVKRKYIDLLTVREEKERLWRELQECRTTAYANRGAVALNARLRKLLDFKESSNQPTITAQIIGKDPSLWFRSVIIDRGTSDGVGKGMPVVTGEGIVGQVYASSSDYSKVLLAIAPSSAIDVLLQDSRIRGILKGTGTNLYHLEYILKTAEVFVGDRVVTAGYGGMFPTGLPVGIVSKVTRNRRGMFLEIEVVPAVDFKTLENLLVIEREKKEFN